The genomic region TTGAATGCttggcattggtgagtgagaaattTAAACCAAGCAGTTCTTTAATTGTTTTCAGTTGCCTGAACGACCAACCACCTTCAACTAACAGCAAATGAATGAGGTGTAAAACTTCCACCTAAATCATCAGGGGCCCCAACCCAGCCTTGTCATAATGGGCACTGAGCCTATGCAGTCAGTAGGAATGAATTTGCAAATGGGCTCTTTTTCTAACCAAAGCATTTCATAAGTGGAACCAGATAATTATCTATAGTTGTTAGTGTTACTGAGCTGAGAAACACATGAAGGTTAAACAATAGGAAAATTTCCACCTTGCTTAAAAAAGTTCAAAACTATTCATGCCTGCAACCTTCAACTATAATGCTATCTTACCGGTTCAACTTGAATTGCTTGCATATTATCTGGACCAGTTCCTTGCACCCTAAAAAGTGCAAGTCCATCTTCCTTGTAAGTATTGTCATCAATCCCTTTCTCCATAATGCGTGCCTTATACCCAGAGCTAAGTCCACCCTAAAAGTACACAAAAAAAAGAATATGGCAATATAAATTTTGTAAACTTCCAAAAGAATTTAAAATACTTAGGAAATCCAAGATATGTTCATCAAGGTAAATCAGATTTTGCAATTACAACTCAAACCTAAAAATTCTCTAAATCACAATTAGAATTCAAGCATGTAGCGCAATGTCAAGCCTTCAGGCAAAAAATGGGTCAATATATGAAGCACTTCAATACTGAATGGACGGTACCTTGTAAATAAAAATTCTCTAAATCACAATTAGATTTCAAGCACGTGGCACAATGTCAAGCCTTCAAGCAAAAAATGGGTCAATATATGAAGCACTTCAATACTGAATAGACAGTACCTTGTAAACAATGAAGCTTTGTAAGATTGCAAAGAACTGAGGAGGTTCTTTTCCCTCAAAGATCTGAGCCTGCAAgcacaaaaaaccaaagaaaataccaTGAGTGAGCTACAACTGAATAATTAAACTCAAAATTCCTAAAGCGTGATCAGGCAATAATCAGATAAATAGTAAGCCTTCTAAATAAAAATAATCTTCCATTACAATATAACAAATACAAATCATTGCGTATGAAGAGCCACAAAAAAGTAGTGTTCTTTGGAAATCAAATATCCCATGGCAAATAACCTGAACTGGTTGCCCTTTAAATGACTCCACCATTTTGCTCACCAACAATTGAGCCATGGCTCTGTCTTCCTGTGACAACACAAAACACATTTTCTTATAGATCTTAATGTAAAGCAGAGAATACTTATAAAATATAGGTAAAGATCAATACAATTTTATACCTCAATATAACatacacataataaataaatataatttaacaaattaaaaatttaatattttaacagTCGGACATACTATCATGTATCTGTATACCACTGCAAAATGTTTTAATTCCGTAACTTTCCCCCTAAATATATCCTAGTTCACACATCAAGCTAGCCATGCTAGGATCTGAAAACATAACTGAGCACTTAAATTGTATAAGTATAACTAAAGTGGTTAAACTCAAAATGGACAAACCTAAATGATATGATCCAAGTAAACTTAATCATTTGGAAGAGACAAACCCTTCAAAAACAAAGAAACTGGTGTACAACAAAGCTAGAGATAAATCTAGAAACCAATGCTGTCACACAAAACTCAGATCGAAAGAACCAGAAATATCACCATCCACAATCAAAGTAGGGCCACTACAGGATAACATCCAAAAGATAATCTCCAGGCCAGAATCCAAGGAGCCAGCAGGGTAGTCCTAGAAACTCTCCTAGCACCTAAGAACCCTTAAAttgatataaataataataaatatcgaCAGCATTAAAAGGCTCAGAAAATTAATTGATGTACCTTGTAAGCCAAAAAAAGCTAAATTTGAACCCCTTTGATATCCTTAATATTATGAGAATATTCAATTTTTATGCTGGAAAATTTTGGAAGTATTAATAATCATAATTGGATAAAAGTATTTCAAAGATTTCCGGTCAACAACACTCAAGTCAAAAAAATTGAAGTATGAATTTGCCAAACTCAATGCTTATCAACAAGATTGATCTCAGGTTGATCAATCCTGATTcaatatgttgttatcattgaaaCTTATCAGGATCTAATTGCCTATAATCTTCATGTACTTTGAAAACCTCTAATCCATCAAGAGGGCATGTAGCAAACTCAATGGTAATAAGAATTATGAAATATAAATAGCTACCTCTTTGATACACATTCCTAACTACATAACTTTGTTGATCAATGCCTGTATTCATTTTCCTCCTCACCACTTTTCACCTGTCAATCCTACTTATTCAATTATCTATTGGATCTTGGAATAAAAGTTCATCCAAAACAAGTTTTTCACCCGACAGGAAAAATGTCAAGAAGGTCACAGAGTAATTAAAATGGCAATAAAGTGTAACACCATGTTCTTCATTTGCTCTATTATCAGACCCATATATCAGCTATCTTCAAAAAGCATCCTTTGgacaagaagagattcaaattgtCAGACTTCAAGCATACCGGAATACTCTGTTTTCCAATCCAGGTGCAAAGTAAGTATTCTTCTTTGTCCTCTCCAGGATAAGTGTACTGAACTATGTAGCAATCCCCACTGTAAAACTTACACTGTTCACTCATCGGGAGAGGCACTTTGTTGTTACCATTAACTCGCCAAACCTGCACAACACAAGAGGCATCAGACACAAAATAAGCCATATTACTTCCATTGAGGCCCTTACAGTGACTAACCAAAATGAACTACTCCTCAAATTCAGATTAATTATTTATTCAAAAGAGACTAGCCAAAATAAATTCTAGGTACCTCTTTCAGCCCTGAAGATTTATATACCTGAAGATTACCAGTACAATCAATAAATGGCTGATGTTCCTCTTTCACTGGAGCTGCTTTCAGTAGGCCCTTTACATTGAATCCTTGGCGTTTGAGCATGGCTGCAGGATTAGATTGCAAAACCACCTTTGTGTAAATTGCTTAAGTGAGATACAAAACGAATTTTGAAGGAAAAAACCAATGCCTCATTATCGGTACAAACCTACAACTTTGCCTCTTCCTTCTTCAGATACAGTTGTATCTGTACTTTGAGGCCACTTGTCAAAATTGGATTTGAACATGACAGTTTCAAAGCCCTCAACAACACGGGTGATGTGAGCTTTTTGTGATCGTCCCTGGCTAGCAATTAGTTCCTAAGAACGACAAACGAGAATTCAATAATATTGGTAAGAatcaaaggtttatacaaaaagcatttgcaagcatgcatcaaaataaaattataaatattagcCAAATGTTTTGAGCACTCACTTCTGCAGCTGAGCTTGCAGATTTTCTCTCCTCAAGAGTTGTGCTCCTACCCATCCAAACAAATATCTCAACACCAGAATCTACCAAGTAACACTTGTTTGTGTCCAGCAATTCTCTTGTCAATGATTGAGTGTCCACTGGTTTTGCACGGCCTTTTTGTATGCTATAAATTCCACCATCGATACAAAAGAATATATTAGAATATCAGCCAGTAAATGCAAAAACTCCAACCACAATGCAAAATTGAACAAGGTACTTTATTTGTGCACATTGCTGCCAACACACACAACAACCAAATAATGGAAATAATACAGTCATGAAATATGTAATCAAACTATACAAACATCAGGCAACTTAAACATCTAAAACTCACCACAATAGCTTTGCTGGAACAGCTTCATCTTGTGTTTCAATGGCATTGCTTGACTTTTTTGCAAGAGGAGCAAATCCACCAAAAAAACTCCAGAAATCGCCAGTTTCAGGGTCCGCAACAAATTTGCCATCCTCTGATATTTTTGCAGCAAATATTATGGCAAATCATTCTACTATGATGCTTAAAATGctaaataaaataaatctaatcAGTTGTGCAGAAAAAGGTTACTTCCTTAAAACAAAAAAGATATTCCGTGCAGAAAATAGCAGAGTTAAACATCCTAACCTTGGTCTTTTCTTTACTCCAACACTTAACTCTAACAGATTAATGCACAAAACTCTTTTAACTTACCAATGGCAGCCACTTCACACTTCCCTTCATGAAATGTATCTTTAATATACTGAACAACCTCTAATGCTTTGGCCCTCTCTTGAATAGAGGAGTTGGAACCATTAAACTGAAATATTTTCGACTTGGTGTCAAGGATAAAAATGTCATCATGATTCAGGGAGGAGCGTGAATAAGGCACCTGTCCAAGTCAAAGTGTTCGCTCATTCTAGCTTCCAAAACAAGAGGAGAGTTTTCAAAGCCTTCACTTCATTTCAATCAGCAGAAGCAAAATTACCTCTCTAACACGCACTACGTGTTTTCCATTGCAGGCAAATAAACGAATAGTATATGCTTTTTCTTCAACATGCTTAAATCCTGACACAACACCTCCTTCTTCAGGTATGATACAAGGCTTAAAGTATGATAAAAACTTGTCTGTTTCACGGCCTTGGCATTCCCTATGCTGCACTGCACGGCCCCCAAGAGCCGCATCCAATTCAACAGTTTTAATTGCTGCAGTACCCGCTTCATCCTGATGATTTCAATAGCAGTTGTAACAGAACAAAAAGAAACCATGAAGAGTCAAAATTATTACTATGTAATAATGGTTACTTGACTGCTTGTAGAAGCATTAAAAATGTGCCAAACTTTTCAATTGGGTGGGATGCACACCTGACTCGTGTCTTTGCCAAGCCAGTAATGGATATCGTAATGGAAAACGCCGCTTTTTAAAGCTGTTGTCTGATATAACAATATGCAAAATTAGAAAAGGGGCATCAAAGAAgctataataatatatatatgaatgaatggGTATATTTGTATGTTTGGCAATGATGAAGTAATGAAGTACATTCATGTGCAACATTTTAAAAAATGGCCAACCATATAGCATATAGAATCATGAGATCACTTCTAGGATATAGTAGCTTACCTTTAGAATGATATAGGAATCTCCAGAACGAAATTTTCCATAAGAAGATGTGGGGATTGCCACAGGTTTAAAATTTTCAATTCTCCATATTTCAAGTCCACTAATCAGTTTAAGGAAAAGCAATACAACAAAATCCAACTCATCTTGAAAAATTAGAAACTAAAAATACTTGGGTACCATGAAAACAGCAATTTGGGAACACGCAACAAAGGAACATTAATATTATTCCAAACATATGAAACAAAGTTGGCAATATTTCAACACACATATTGCATAATATGATATTGATTTTGTTCAAAGTCAGTAGAATCAATGCTCAATCCGTAGTATTAATCAAAATAAAGCACAGAGAAAAAAAACTATAATTTAGTTAATATGGATAAGACGGAAGCTTCTGCACATGTTTCAATTTCCACAATGTAATTTATAATGCTGCAGTAGAGGTGATTTACAATAAAAAGTTTAAAAATCATTTTAGCCAACCACTTGATCCAGAAAACACTGAATTAGTTAAATGCTATAAACAATCACTCAAAAATAATATCATGTTCAGCTCAAAAAATATTGAAGCTGCATGATAGATCTATATTCAAGGATACGTTTTCTGACCCGCACCTTGAAAAGCTGCATCCACATCTCGCATAGACACAGACATGTTAGATCTTGACTTTAGTGTACCAGACCTTGGTTTCTGGACAGAACCCCTACCCAACTTTTGTTTGGAAATTGCTGATGAGATCACCTGAGTAGCACATTATATCAGTCCCACATTGAAATTCTGCATGCAAAGGGTCATGCATTATCACTAAACATAAACTTGCAGGACGATACGAATCCATAAAATGGTACCAGCCCAACAACCAACCTTTAAAAGCTAATGTGTTCAAGAATTAAACTACCCAAGATCAACTTAACAGAAACATTCAAGTTTCACACGGGATATTAAAGGTTACAGAAATTATTTAAAaccattttattttcaatttaaaacaAATGACTGGATCTCTGATTCATAACACATCAAGAaattaatgttttgttttttttgggtGCTAGGGGTATCGCCCATGACCCAGCCCTGCGCCCAACAGCCTTGCCTTGGTCTTGCTGCCAAGTTGGGGCCAGGAAGAGGCAAGCTGGGGCAAGACTAATCCCCTGGGGATTCAGGCAATCACCCACAAACCACATGCATCAGTAAGCCCAGGCCTTGGAGTCGAACCCAGAACCAATGGGGAGCAAATCCACGGCCTAAGCCAAATCTGCTACCCATGTGGGCTATCAAGTCATGACTGTTAGGTATAATTTTAAATTCAAGAGCTACCGTATCAGTCACTGAGATTTGTGTTTTATCTAACTGTGCAAATTGTCTCTGGTCTTACTTAATGGAAAGGAGGAAGAAAACATTATCTCACTTCTTAGGAGACGTAAGAACAAAATGGCCACAGGATTAAAATGAGAGTAGGAAGTCAACCTGAATTCAACAATCAGGAAAAAAGGAAAGGAACATGTTGCAACAGAGACAAATTTAGTCTGAAGATCATCACAAATCCAACAATATTAATCAATGACAAAAGAAAGAAGGTTTTGATTTAATTAATAAGGCAAAACTTCCGGAGTTAAGTTGTATCCAGGAGTTACAGAATCACAGTCACTCAGATTTACTTTTCAACTAAACCTAGCACATTGTCATAGTCCTCATTCATTTCGAGTAGGAAGTGATCCTTACTCCATTTTTTTGGGAAAATTAGAAAGACATCTTGCAGCAGAATTAAAagaaagaatcagattatcacacaCCAAACAACATCAATGTGTAACAAAATACATACAAACTTTGATTTAACTTTAAGAGCAAACGCCTGGAGctctagtttacagtcactcagaTTTACTTTTCAACTAAACCTAGCACATTGTCATTGACCTCATTCATTTCGAGTAGGAAGTGATCCTTACTTCATTTTTTTGGGAAAATTAGAAAGACATCTTGCAGCAGAATTAAAAggaagaatcagattatcacacaCCAAACAACATCAATGTGTAACAAAATACATACAAACTTTGATTTAACTTTAAGAGCAAACGCCTGGAGCTCTAGTTTACTTCCAAGATCTACCTAGACACTGTCTCATGTAATTACTTGTGCCTGAAATTTATGCAACTTGTCACTGGCCTTATTTTATGGACTATCAAAAACTATATTAATTCATCTCTTGGGaaacaagagagaaatatatgcTAGCAGAATTGATATGGATAAGCATATTGTTACACGTCGAATCATATTAAATCTCAATCCATAGCAAATAAATGCCAAAAATATACTTTTTTCCCACAGGCAAAACGCCTGAAGTTCTGATTTACGATCCTCGAATTCATGTATGTGTGTCACTGTGTAGTATGATTGTAAATTCAAGAGCTACCTAATCAGTCACGTAGACTTACACTTTTAAACCAACTCTGCAAACTCTCCCCTAGCTTCTTTAATGGAAAATACAAACTGATGCTGAGTTCATTACGCATTGAAACAAATTGACTTATACCAAAGAATATACATGTTTTAATTTATTTCCCAGGAAATTTTGACTAGAACTCTGATTTATAACAAATCAAATCGTGCCCATCCATGATGTGTGATTGTAAATTCAAGAGCTAGCTTAAATATCTACAAATTGTTAATAGACCTCTTTAATGCAAAGAAGGAAGTGATGCAGATTCAGTTTTCAAGAAATATGTGACAGTGGAATTAAGATGATTAAGGGTACAATCATACATCGGTTTTATAGCAAAGAACATACAAATTTTGACTTAATTCCTATGGTAGAACATATGGAGCTCTATTTTGCATCAAGAAGCTAATTAATCGTAGTCACTTAAACTTACTTGCGGCTATATCTGTGTACATTGTCCTTAATCTTCTTTCATGGAAACTATCAAGTAAATCTGAGATCATGTCTTTCCTAAAAGTGAGAGCAATATCTATTAGCAGACATATAATGAGTAAGCTGTCATCATCGAAGGAAAAATATCAAGATATGAcaaagaaaatgcaagttttgaattctTCTTTGGAGAGAAAGCAGGTAGAGCTTCAATTTATAACATATTGCATCTGTGAGGCATAGTTGTACATCCAAGAGCTACCTTATTGAAGAAGTCAATCAGGGTAAATTGTCCTTCATAGTCTTTAATCGAGACCAACGAATGATTCTGAGTTCAATTGTGGGAAAAGTGAAAGAAACATGTAGAGGCAAGATTGAAATGAGTAAGCAGATCATCACATGAAGAAAAGAATTGATCTGtggaaaataaaatacaaaattttgTATTATTTCCAGGGCAAATGTCAGAAGTTCAGATGTACACTTGTTAACTAACTCAATGTAGTTTTGTGCCTTGCCTTCTTTAGTAGAGAGTACAAACCGATCATGTTCACCTCTGTTTGTAAAAGGGCACAAATGCATGCCTGAGGAAGTAAGAAGCCCATCGCACATGGAACAGTATCAACCCATAGTGAAGAACgtgcaagttttgatttgtttccCCAGATAAAATCAGTGCAGCTCTGCTTCTATAACTTATTAAGCAATTACTGCGAGTTATAATTCCAAATCCAATAATCTAAATGGGCAGTGAGGCATAGTTGTACATCTAAGAGCTATCTTATCGCAGTCATTCAGTACAAATTGTCCTTGATTGCCTTTAGCTGAGAGCAATGAATGATAATGAGTTGACTATATGGAAGCGAAAATAAAATGTGTGATCAGATCATCATACATAGAACAGCATTGATCCATAGCAAATAGAGcacaaaattttgaattatttcCCAGGGGTAAATTTTTGAAGGTTTGATTTACAAATTACAACAGATAAATTCACACATACTTTGAACACTTTTTTATCAACTCGTGCAATTTTTCCGACTTCTTTGGTACATAAATGAAACTGATCCTGAGTTCATCCTTTGTCAGGGGAAAGGAAACAACATACATGGTAGCAAAAGCAAGGAGGTCTCCACATCAAATGATATCAATCCATGGTGGCGAACAtacaagttttgatttttttacCAGGGGAAACGACTGCAGCTCTGATTCATTACTTACTAAGCCGTGGCAATGAGCTATTATTCTAAATCCAAAATCTAAATGCAAGCCGTAAATAAGATTTAATCAaattcaagaaaacaaaaaaaagctCCTACGTTGTTCATCCAGAATAGCTATGGCAGATAAAATCCTTAATCTCGATCATCAGGAGCTTTACTGCCAGTCCCTTGCTCAAATTTTTAGACCAATCTAACAAAAACCCGCCTCACTTCACAACTAAAAACTAATCGATCAAAAACAGACACCCCTTACCTTGTTTCCGCGTCTCTCCATTACATAACCGCCAAGGACTCGATCCAGACAACAACCAATATAAAGGCCTCAaacaaaataacaaataaaattacGTGTACGAACTCTTTTCCTCTCGGAAATTAATAATATCCAAAAATAGCCAAAGGAAAAAAAAACCTCACATTCCGCTTCGATCCTATAAACCTCCTCCAAACGAATCGGCTTCTCCATTAGACAAATTCCACGCCAGGCAGGCTCAAACATCG from Cryptomeria japonica chromosome 3, Sugi_1.0, whole genome shotgun sequence harbors:
- the LOC131074384 gene encoding villin-4 isoform X3 translates to MSVSMRDVDAAFQGAGQKTGLEIWRIENFKPVAIPTSSYGKFRSGDSYIILKTTALKSGVFHYDIHYWLGKDTSQDEAGTAAIKTVELDAALGGRAVQHRECQGRETDKFLSYFKPCIIPEEGGVVSGFKHVEEKAYTIRLFACNGKHVVRVREVPYSRSSLNHDDIFILDTKSKIFQFNGSNSSIQERAKALEVVQYIKDTFHEGKCEVAAIEDGKFVADPETGDFWSFFGGFAPLAKKSSNAIETQDEAVPAKLLCIQKGRAKPVDTQSLTRELLDTNKCYLVDSGVEIFVWMGRSTTLEERKSASSAAEELIASQGRSQKAHITRVVEGFETVMFKSNFDKWPQSTDTTVSEEGRGKVVAMLKRQGFNVKGLLKAAPVKEEHQPFIDCTGNLQVWRVNGNNKVPLPMSEQCKFYSGDCYIVQYTYPGEDKEEYLLCTWIGKQSIPEDRAMAQLLVSKMVESFKGQPVQAQIFEGKEPPQFFAILQSFIVYKGGLSSGYKARIMEKGIDDNTYKEDGLALFRVQGTGPDNMQAIQVEPVATSLNSSYCYILQVGMTVFTWLGSLSTTQDHELVERMLDLIKADVQSKPQKEGTESEAFWNALGGKKEYSSQKAVKETGKDPHLFGCSLSRGNLEVTEIFNFVQDDLMTEDMMILDCHSEIYVWVGQQVDSKSKQQALNIGQKYLEKDVLLEKLSSETPIFVIVEGSEPSFFTRFFTWDSSKSTMHGNSFQRKLSIIKTGISPIADKPKRRTPASYGGRMSMPDKTSQRSRSMSFSPDRVRVRGRSPAFNALASAFENPRNLSTPPPVVRKLYPKSVTPDSLSKTATPRSQAIAALTSKFEPFKERKLLSDFSEVSPETPPKKPETTPVSPIRPNSISMNGRTSSNSMSSRIEALTIKEDVKEDEPEDDEGLITFPYERLKISSPDPVSDIDVTKRETYLSSEEFREKFGMTKEAFYKMPKWKQNKQKIALNLF
- the LOC131074384 gene encoding villin-4 isoform X2, giving the protein MNNVISSAISKQKLGRGSVQKPRSGTLKSRSNMSVSMRDVDAAFQGAGQKTGLEIWRIENFKPVAIPTSSYGKFRSGDSYIILKTTALKSGVFHYDIHYWLGKDTSQDEAGTAAIKTVELDAALGGRAVQHRECQGRETDKFLSYFKPCIIPEEGGVVSGFKHVEEKAYTIRLFACNGKHVVRVREVPYSRSSLNHDDIFILDTKSKIFQFNGSNSSIQERAKALEVVQYIKDTFHEGKCEVAAIEDGKFVADPETGDFWSFFGGFAPLAKKSSNAIETQDEAVPAKLLCIQKGRAKPVDTQSLTRELLDTNKCYLVDSGVEIFVWMGRSTTLEERKSASSAAEELIASQGRSQKAHITRVVEGFETVMFKSNFDKWPQSTDTTVSEEGRGKVVAMLKRQGFNVKGLLKAAPVKEEHQPFIDCTGNLQVWRVNGNNKVPLPMSEQCKFYSGDCYIVQYTYPGEDKEEYLLCTWIGKQSIPEDRAMAQLLVSKMVESFKGQPVQAQIFEGKEPPQFFAILQSFIVYKGGLSSGYKARIMEKGIDDNTYKEDGLALFRVQGTGPDNMQAIQVEPVATSLNSSYCYILQVGMTVFTWLGSLSTTQDHELVERMLDLIKADVQSKPQKEGTESEAFWNALGGKKEYSSQKAVKETGKDPHLFGCSLSRGNLEVTEIFNFVQDDLMTEDMMILDCHSEIYVWVGQQVDSKSKQQALNIGQKYLEKDVLLEKLSSETPIFVIVEGSEPSFFTRFFTWDSSKSTMHGNSFQRKLSIIKTGISPIADKPKRRTPASYGGRMSMPDKTSQRSRSMSFSPDRVRVRGRSPAFNALASAFENPRNLSTPPPVVRKLYPKSVTPDSLSKTATPRSQAIAALTSKFEPFKERKLLSDFSEVSPETPPKKPETTPVSPIRPNSISMNGRTSSNSMSSRIEALTIKEDVKEDEPEDDEGLITFPYERLKISSPDPVSDIDVTKRETYLSSEEFREKFGMTKEAFYKMPKWKQNKQKIALNLF
- the LOC131074384 gene encoding villin-4 isoform X1; protein product: MERRGNKVISSAISKQKLGRGSVQKPRSGTLKSRSNMSVSMRDVDAAFQGAGQKTGLEIWRIENFKPVAIPTSSYGKFRSGDSYIILKTTALKSGVFHYDIHYWLGKDTSQDEAGTAAIKTVELDAALGGRAVQHRECQGRETDKFLSYFKPCIIPEEGGVVSGFKHVEEKAYTIRLFACNGKHVVRVREVPYSRSSLNHDDIFILDTKSKIFQFNGSNSSIQERAKALEVVQYIKDTFHEGKCEVAAIEDGKFVADPETGDFWSFFGGFAPLAKKSSNAIETQDEAVPAKLLCIQKGRAKPVDTQSLTRELLDTNKCYLVDSGVEIFVWMGRSTTLEERKSASSAAEELIASQGRSQKAHITRVVEGFETVMFKSNFDKWPQSTDTTVSEEGRGKVVAMLKRQGFNVKGLLKAAPVKEEHQPFIDCTGNLQVWRVNGNNKVPLPMSEQCKFYSGDCYIVQYTYPGEDKEEYLLCTWIGKQSIPEDRAMAQLLVSKMVESFKGQPVQAQIFEGKEPPQFFAILQSFIVYKGGLSSGYKARIMEKGIDDNTYKEDGLALFRVQGTGPDNMQAIQVEPVATSLNSSYCYILQVGMTVFTWLGSLSTTQDHELVERMLDLIKADVQSKPQKEGTESEAFWNALGGKKEYSSQKAVKETGKDPHLFGCSLSRGNLEVTEIFNFVQDDLMTEDMMILDCHSEIYVWVGQQVDSKSKQQALNIGQKYLEKDVLLEKLSSETPIFVIVEGSEPSFFTRFFTWDSSKSTMHGNSFQRKLSIIKTGISPIADKPKRRTPASYGGRMSMPDKTSQRSRSMSFSPDRVRVRGRSPAFNALASAFENPRNLSTPPPVVRKLYPKSVTPDSLSKTATPRSQAIAALTSKFEPFKERKLLSDFSEVSPETPPKKPETTPVSPIRPNSISMNGRTSSNSMSSRIEALTIKEDVKEDEPEDDEGLITFPYERLKISSPDPVSDIDVTKRETYLSSEEFREKFGMTKEAFYKMPKWKQNKQKIALNLF